The Melospiza melodia melodia isolate bMelMel2 chromosome 19, bMelMel2.pri, whole genome shotgun sequence genome includes the window AACCTTCACTGCCCCGCTCGGGCTCTCCCTGCGGGGCTGGGGCGGCCCCAGGGCCCCTCGTGTGGAATGACAAGCGATTCCCGTTAACCCAGCTGGTTTATCCCGTCAATCCAGCTGGTTTATTTGCCTTTTCCTTCTTGCACAAATCTGCCTGGGCCGTGCCGCTGGTGATGCTGTTGGTGCAGGTGCAGGTGGGGCAGTTCCCTCAGCGCAGCCCAGCCCCGGCCGTTGCTCTTTGTGAGCTTTCCGTTAGCGACAAAGCCAAGTAACAGAGTTTAGCCGTAGGCAAAACAGCCAATAGGTTTAATTCTTTAAAATTTAGCATAACAACGTGTACCCAGCCAAGCACCGCAAATCAGCTAAAGCAGTGTGTCCAGAACTAGAAAAAGTCTGTAAGCACACATTGCAGCCGCACATTCTCTTCCCTTATCTCCTCTCAACACCGCTGCCCCACTGTTATTTCCGCCGGGCTCCGCTCCGGGTCAGTTTCAGCCCTgagggggcgggcgggggcggggccggtcCCGCCTCAGGGGCGGGGCGTGGCGCGCGCGGCCCCGCGCGCGGGCGGCGGTTACGCGCAGCCGTTGGCGGCGGCGCGCGGCGCGCTCGGGCAGCGCTCGGCCGGGCTGAGGGCCCGCGCGTCCcctcccgcccccgccccgcccggccccgcccggccctgcccgccccgGCTCCCCACGGCTCCCCCCGGCCGCGggggccccgctcccgcccgcccGGGCTGCCCCGCCGCCGTCCGGGCGCTGTCTCAGGGGGTGCCAGGCCGCAGAGTGCCCGCAGCCTCCCCGCCGAGGCCGGGGCGGGGACAGGTGAAGGCCGTTTGTCGTGAGCAGCGGTGCTGGAGGGGGAGGGAGGGTCTCACCCCGGgggggagacatggtcagggtgTCAGGTACCCCGCCAGCGGCAGCTTGGTCCCCACTCTGTTACCTCGCCAATCAGTGTTAAGTCCAATTTTTTCtgcctttgggtttttttaatggataGTACTGACAATTGTTGAAGGTTTTATGGTTTTCTGTTGAAAGGGACATTGGTAACTGATTAGGTTTGCTGTAGCCATGTCAGGATCAGCCCCCGAGGAGCCTCAGACCATTCCTCAGAGCCCAGCTAGTGTTCCTGACCCCGCTCCCGTTGCTGTCGGACCTGGAGGCTCAAGTGACAGTTCCTTTGGTGAGCAAAACCTTGGCTTCGCCACCCCCGAGGCCAGCCTGGTGGAGATGATGGACATTGAGTacacccagctgcagcacatACTTTGCTCGCACACAGAGGCGCAGAGTAGCGAAGGTGAAGTGGAAGCCAGGCTCAGCGCTTTCTCCTCGCCTGGCCCCTCTGCAGACCCCCCTCTGCAGCAGCCCTCCCCCAGCACCAGTCAGGACGGGGGCTCATCCAACAGCTCTGGGAACCAGTCGGTCTGCCCAGTGACCTGTCAGTCAGGGTTGCCTTGTGACAGCTACTGGCCGAGTTCTAACCCGCACCTGGGCTATGCTgacctccaggagctcaggatgaTGTTACTTAGCGAGTCCAACCTCCCTGGGAACCAGAGAGAGAAAGCGCCCAACAGTAGTAGCTCTGTAGAAGCCTCGGGATGCAGTGTAGCAAAAGCTAAACAGGGTGAAAATTTCTTGGGGGAGAATAAGGAAAACATATTTGTTGAAAATTCGGCACTGGCACCAGAGGTTAGATCTAAACCTGCAGTCAGAGCTCGGTTGGAAGACAGATTCAACAGCAGCCCGACAGAAAACCCCAGATGTCAAGAACCCCAAGAATCTGGAGTAACTCTTAACAAGTGTGTTGCAATTACTTTTAGTTTATGTTGTTAAACTATGTATCATGTAGTTCAAAAGTGATTTGCTAAGTGAAACCTGTGAATAGTGCTTGTTTTAATATATGACAAGGATGGGTTGGGCTTTGTTAAACTGTGCCATCAAACGTGGCTGCGACTCCACTGAGCTCAGCTTAGGCCCCTCTGTTTATTGCATTAATGGTACAGCATGGAGTTccaaaattaattactttatgAATTTATCCTTGATAACATGTACTGTAAATAAAGGTGAGAGAACATTACCTAATTTTAATATGCAGCTTGCTAAAAGCAAAGTAGATTtttgataataataataaaaaaataataatggtgGTGATAGATTGGGGTTATAATGTGGAGGCCTGACTATGGGGAAAACTGGAGCAAAACTATTGTTTTACAACCTAGCCCTGTACCTATCTTAATGTGCTGACAAAATGTTTTATTGAGGCATGAAGCACCTTGCTATTGCACAGAATAAAATACCTCCTTggctgatttttcttttcttttatttggcCCCTGAAGTGGGCAATATAGCAATAACAGTGATTTCTGTTTACAGTAAATGAAAGTGGTTTCTTGGTGGTAGTTTCTAGAATATTTGTAGCTGTACTTTATTTCTGCACTCATTTCCCAGCAGTCAGCCTGgtatgttttctgtttgtttgtttttgtctgAAGTTTAGTGACATTGATCCGCCAGCCCTCAGAAGTGGTGGGTGTTCCTCTTCACCAGCAAGGGAACAGGTGTGCTGCACTAGGGAAAAACAAGGCTGCACCTGCCACACATTCCTTACCATTCACTTACCCGTTCTTTACCATGAATGCATGTTCTGCTGCTGGAAGTGCTAACCCTTCCCAAGCACAGGTAACTCTCCTCTGCCCCCTTCCAATGCTGATAGTGTTAACTTCCTGGGTGTGGTAGAATTCTGAAGATTTGTGGTAGAGTGTGGCTGGGTTTGAATAGGGGTGATCAGAACAATCTGTAATGCAATTTATTTATTGATCTTTAAGACAAGTCACTTTTGTGGCATTTGTAATTACTTGTATCCCAGTAATGAGCAGTCAGCCATCAGTTCTCTTTTTTCTTAGAGTTTATCAGTTTTTCATCTGTGCAAGACAACAAAGAGACCATTTTCTGTAGTTCCTTTCTTTCTAATTCATTTTGGTGATAAAGATATTTCCCTCTCCACAACTTGCAGTAACCTCTGAAGCAAAAGTGATAGCATGGCACTGAGAAGTGTCAGAGGTATCCCCAAAATTCACCACTGTCAAAACCCCATGGTTGTGTGTATTTGGGATTTATTCAGTCTGAAGAAGTAATTTAAGAAGCTAGCAGAAAGATATCTGAAAGATATAATAGTCTCTTTTGTTTTAATGTATATTGTTCTgtaattatttcctttttgttttcacaGACCTGTGGAACATCTTGCACTATTTTGGAAGCTGCCAAACATCAAGACCTTGGGATACCCAAAACATTCCCTTTTCTCTATCAGGAAGTTGAATCCACGAAACAGACAGTAGGTGCTATAAATAAAGCTTTGCCTGAGGAAGTTTGGATTAAAGTTGGAGGTAAACCATTTATCTTCTTTTCACTTAGTTTTCTCTTGGTCttcaaatgtaatttttttctgaattcttTTCTGGAATTAATATGATTTTAGTGAATGTGGGAGGTGATGTTCTTATGGCAAAGATGCTCTATAGGCAACATGGGGCTAGATTTCTCCAAGGAGGTTCAACATCTATGAGTTTAGCTGGACTTTCAAACTTGTTTAGCACTTCTGGCTTGAAATGAGGAGACTTGAGGTTACAAAGTACCTTTGAAAATCTGGGCCTTGGGTCAGCAGCTGGTTtctttagaatcatagaatcattaaggttggaaaagaccttcaagacaACTGAGTCCAGCCTTTGAGCAAACACCACCAAACCCCGTGGCAGAGGGGTACATTCTTTGACCCCCAAAGCTGATCAGTATCAGTAGTCAGTATCAAACTGAACATTTAAAGGGCTGCCTCAAGTGCTCACCAAGGGCAGGCACAATCTCAGTGGGCTCTCTGAGAAAATAGAAGCTGTGTGGATTTTGGAATAGCAAGCAGTGCCTTATGTCTTCTGCAGGACATGTCTTGCTGTAAGAATCAATGTGGGCTGGCAGTAAAACTTCAAAGATTATTCTACATAAATAAAGCACCAAAAGAACTTTCCATGATCAGTATTTTCAGGTTAATGGGAGAGTAACAAATAGGTCattcttttcatttttattttcctacAAGACACCTTATGCAAGCAAGCCATAAACAGAAGTTGCAGCCGAATAAATCTGTTGGATGCAAACATGGATCGCAAACCTCTCGGTGAGATTCGGAACGCCCGGGACAACAACCAGAGCACTGCAGCTGCCCAGGGCCCCTGGCagtcagcacagcccagctccagtgTGCAGGTGCAGAGTGGTTCCCAGGATGGAAGtgctcagaggagggaaaggCACAACCGCCTGGAGAGAGACAGGAGGTAATTCTGGGAGCAGGGGCCATGAAACACCTCTTGAAGCCTCAAATACTGCTACTGCAGTACTCTGATTATCCAAAGTAAATGTAAGCTTGACATATTTTGTATTAGCTCCAAGAAATAGCAATGCAGGAGGTGAGGGCTTGGTGTttgttagaggggaaaaaaaatctctgtttcaTTGTGGTTGTCTTTGTGTTTTCACTctgtaaacaaacaaaaagagatTTCAAAACATTTCAGCCATTCTGTAAAGATAAGGTGACTTGTGTGTAACAAATCTAATACACAAAGCTTGTAGCAAACACAAAGCAGTCCCCAAAGTCTGTTGCTGGTTAATGTGAGTAGTTTTCCTGTTCTCTGTATTTTCCCTTCCCGTGGTTGATAAGCTTGGGTGTTTGCCTGCAGGCGCAGGATCCGGGTTTGTTGTGATGAGCTCAATCTCCTCGTTCCCTTCTGCACAATCGACACTGACAAGGCAACAACTTTGCAGTGGACAACTGCATTCCTCAAGTACATTCAGGAAAGGCACGGCGACTCCCTGAAGCAGGTTTGAAATCTCATTTGGTTTTTGGTCTTTATTAAAATGGGAAATGTTTTAAAGCTGTCATAATGTAGAACTGAGATGCAAAGCTTCTGCTTGATGCTGTTTGTGAAGGACTCACTATATTCTTGAACCttcctttaaatttttattttttatttctttcagctGTTTGAGTCACTAGTAAGAAATTACAGGCTCTCCTCAGTCAGTGTTTTCAAAttagatttttaaattaatttttttttagttacaCAGTTCCTGAGCATGATCCTATTTGGACAACAATATGAAATTAAGGTCATCTTCAATCATTCCTCTCCTCCttaattttctctcttttctgcctttttcacAGGCTTCTAGTTTGTTCAGGGAGGGTGATCACAGCTCATGCTCACACTGTATTGAGTGGGTGAGCAGAGTTAAAGGGTTACATGCCTTAAAAGCAACTCTTGTTCTCCTCAGCAGTAGTAGCAGCTCCAGAGTAATTCTAGCTCTGCTAAGAATTTTAGGAGGGTGTTTATTGGAAAACCTGCTGCTCTAGATATGGACATGGCCCCTCCTCCTTCCTGTTGAAGGCATTAATGAAACAAAAGCATCCATCTCAAGTAAACATCTGTATTAAATATAACATTTAtcttttgtattttaattttttttcaggaatttgAGACTGTGTTCTGTGGTAAGACAGGCAGGAGACTAAAAATTGGAAGACCAGACTCGTGTGTAATGTGTCCAGCACAGGAAAACCGCACAGCTATGGAGACCAAATAGCCTGAGCTGCCCACCCTGAATTGTGTGACAGTAGTGCAAACTGTGTTTCATTCTTTCCATTTACATACTGAATAGGAATTTGAAAGTGTAActtgtaaatatatataaatagaaattTAAAGGAAACGTTCTCTATTGCAAATGGAAATGGAAGGTAACTACCAGCAATGGGAATCTGCCCTGTTCAAGGGGCTTTGGGACCAGAAGCTACAAGAAAATGTCATAACTAATTATTTTAACCCTTTAGTTATACAAAATTTGTTTGTCATCCTGCTTTGGGGTCTCatttaattttttgcttttattttattttttaaagatgaTGCAGTACAGATTGGAAGAGTCGTAGAACTTCTATCTTCCTGTTATTTTAATGGCTAGATGCAAAACTCATCCTTCCAGTGTAAAAAGAAACTGAAGTTACCATATTATAATGCccatttttccatttaaaatgtaaatattgtATTGGTTATTTGAACAAGTGCATAGTTTCTAAACTGTGTGTATTATGAATTTTGCATTTGCATACATATTTAACATAATTAGCTCCAAAGAGTAGTGCAATGGTGTTGGCATTTTTAAATTCAGTCCTATTTTTAATGTCTGCCACACAACTGTCCAATAGGTTCTTGTGTTGTTACTTTAGACCAAAAGTGGAATATTTTAAACAGTAGATATTTAAATGCACAaactatttttatatttaaagagAAATATGATGCTTCGTTCATAGGCTTTGGCATATAGGACAGAAATAGAACTGTGTGTGAGCTGAGAGTggctttattaatttttttaaatagatGATGCTAGCAAGTTTTAAAGTATAAAAAGTTCTACCAAAATTAATACTGGTTTAAATCACGGATAAGAACAATTTTGCAGCAATTTATGTCCAAACAATACTAGTAAAACCTAGCTCTGGAAAATGGAGTTTAGCCAAGTTAATTTGATTTGTATAATGACACTTACAACATCAAaaagaaaaggttaaaaaaaatctccttttatTTTTACAACAGTTCATACAGGTGGTTTTGGCTGGACTTTAAAAGAGCATCCTTTCTTAGGTGGGGTTCCATCACAATTACTGTGCAAATAGCTGAAGTAGAGGTCATGAAAATGCTGTTACTTCATTTCCTTCGTTATCATATGGAAATAtgcaaaaattcttccctggaaattaaaatatttacattacTCCTTTTGCAGAATTTGCTTGCAAGAGGATTACTGTTTACTAGTCTTGCCAAAATATTTGAGGTGCAATCTGAAAATTTCTAGCTGGCAGCACAGACTTAAGCAATGGTCATTCCTTAGGCCAGAAGGTTC containing:
- the TCFL5 gene encoding transcription factor-like 5 protein, which translates into the protein MSGSAPEEPQTIPQSPASVPDPAPVAVGPGGSSDSSFGEQNLGFATPEASLVEMMDIEYTQLQHILCSHTEAQSSEGEVEARLSAFSSPGPSADPPLQQPSPSTSQDGGSSNSSGNQSVCPVTCQSGLPCDSYWPSSNPHLGYADLQELRMMLLSESNLPGNQREKAPNSSSSVEASGCSVAKAKQGENFLGENKENIFVENSALAPEVRSKPAVRARLEDRFNSSPTENPRCQEPQESGVTLNNLVTLIRQPSEVVGVPLHQQGNRCAALGKNKAAPATHSLPFTYPFFTMNACSAAGSANPSQAQTCGTSCTILEAAKHQDLGIPKTFPFLYQEVESTKQTVGAINKALPEEVWIKVGDTLCKQAINRSCSRINLLDANMDRKPLGEIRNARDNNQSTAAAQGPWQSAQPSSSVQVQSGSQDGSAQRRERHNRLERDRRRRIRVCCDELNLLVPFCTIDTDKATTLQWTTAFLKYIQERHGDSLKQEFETVFCGKTGRRLKIGRPDSCVMCPAQENRTAMETK